In Citrus sinensis cultivar Valencia sweet orange chromosome 2, DVS_A1.0, whole genome shotgun sequence, a single genomic region encodes these proteins:
- the LOC102611635 gene encoding uncharacterized protein LOC102611635, with product MSSTSRAWIVGAVEALKDQGFCRWNYTLKYLHQHAKNNLSSVSRSTRKLSSSSSAVVSSQVNKAKQSEESLRTVMYLSCWGPN from the coding sequence ATGAGTTCAACAAGCAGAGCGTGGATTGTTGGAGCAGTTGAAGCCTTGAAAGATCAAGGGTTCTGCAGATGGAACTACACACTCAAATATTTACATCAACATGCCAAGAACAATCTAAGTTCGGTTTCTCGGTCAACAAGGAAGctttcttcatcatcttctgcTGTGGTTTCAAGTCAAGTGAACAAAGCTAAGCAATCGGAAGAGTCTTTAAGGACAGTCATGTACTTGAGTTGTTGGGGTCCCAATTAA